One region of Kwoniella pini CBS 10737 chromosome 6, complete sequence genomic DNA includes:
- a CDS encoding small nuclear ribonucleoprotein F, whose protein sequence is MSGIAPVNPKPFLQDLTGKTVYVKLKWGLEYKGYLVSTDGYMNLQLANTEEIENGKSNGALGEVFIRCNNVLYIREAKDKVRDD, encoded by the exons ATGTCAGGTATAGCT CCCGTTAACCCAAAACCATTCTTACAAGATTTGACAGGTAAAACAGTCTAtgtcaaattgaaatggGGTTTAGAATATAAAGGTTATTTAGTATCTACGGATGGATATATGAACTTACAG CTCGCAAATACTgaagaaatcgaaaatggtaaatcaAATGGTGCATTAGGAGAAGTTTTCATCAGGTGTAACAATGTACTATACATACG TGAAGCAAAAGATAAAGTTCGAGATGATTAG